AAATCCATCTCTAAAACGCGATAAGGATCTATGGATGCAATACCTGCACTCTCCTGTCTTTTTATGTATAGCTTTGGCAAGTATTCTTGCCCAACACCAAGCACCTCTTCTGGTACTTGCATCCTCTTAGAGAGTGCACGCAGCGTCTCATGAACCATAACAGAATTTTCCCCTTCTCGTATACGACTCGACAGGATCTGAATCATTTCAGCCTTCCCAGCAGGAGATGTACTATTCAAATTCGATGAGAGATACTTAATTGCAAACTCAAGATAATCGATGCAATTTTCCATGAGCTCTAAAAAGGCTTGGGGACCACCCTCTTTTAAAATAGCATCGGGATCTTTTCCATGACTCATTTCTATAACAAAAACTTCTACTCCCTTCTTTTGAAAAAGATGTCCTACCTTCATGGTGGCATCAAGGCCTGCAGTATCACTATCAAGTGCAAGATAAACAGTATTTATACCAAGCTGTAAAAGCTCTTTTACATGACCTTCTCCAAAAGCAGTTCCTTGTCCTGCAACTGTGAAATTAAAACCCTCTTGAATTAGGCGAAGTGCATCAATTTGCCCTTCAACAATAATTGCTCTTCTCTCTTTAGTAATGCGCTTTCTTGAATAATTGAGACCAAAAAGGACATACGATTTTTTAAAAAGGGGTGTTTCTATTGTATTGATGTATTTCCCACCAAATGTTTCTTCCTTATATTTACGAGCGGAAAATCCAATCACAGCCCCCGACGCATTACGTATGGGAAACATGATACGATCAGAAAAAAAATCTCGTTTTTCATTATTTTTCGTCAAAGTTAAAAGACCTGCCTCCAACAAAATTTCATCAGAAAATTTAAAGGCGTGCATCGTTTTTCTGAAGAGATTATATGACTTTAATGAAAGCCCTATCTGAAAAGTACGTATAAAATTGAGGTCTAATCCCCTCTTATATAGATAAGAGAGCACATCTTTTCCCTCCTCGGTATAAAGAAGCATACAATGAAAAAAACGACAAGCTACCTCTAAAGCATCTTTTAAAGAGGCTTTACTAGGTCCTTTTTGCTCTTTTTGATCCACTTGCTGCAGAGGCACTTGAAAACGCTCTGCAAGATGCTCTACAGCATCCATAAAGCTCATTTTTAAATGCTGCATTAAAAACTGGATCGCATCTCCATGAGCACCACATCCAAAACAATGGTAATGTGAATCTCCTGCTTGCACAACAAAGGATGGGCTTTTTTCTTCATGAAAAGGACAAAGTGCTTTAAAACTAGCTCCAGCCTTTTTTAAATCGACATGAGAAGCTATTACGTCTACCAAGTTTGATCGACTGCGAACGAGTTCTAAACTTTCTTTTGTAAAAAGAACCATGTGGACCTTGAAGAATCATTTGTTAAATAAAGATAGATCGATTATATATACATGTTCTGCCAAAATAAAGGGTATTTGTTTATGTTATCTCTATTGTCTCGTAAATTTTCTCATAAAATATTCCAAAAAGCTCTCTTTCTTGTTACGACTCTTTCCATTACAACAACTGCTTATTGCGCTGAAACAGACACACCAAAAACAGAACTTCCTAAAGAAAGTGAAACCGCAAAACCCACACAAACCCCTTTGTCAGAGGGAGCTTCTATCGTTTCCAAAGAGGGACACTTCTCTGTAAAGCTACCAAATGGCTTTACAACAATAGACAATGATGTACAGCCAATCCAAACCGAAATGGGTGAAATTGAAACAATCAACTACACTTCTTTTACAGATACAAGTGCTTGCATGGCAGGCGCAAGTGAGTACCCAGAGGCTCTACTTGTATTCATCAAGGGTAAAGAGAAAGAAGTATTAGATGGCGCTCAAGAAGGCGCTCTTAAAAACGTAAATGGAACTGTTGTTTCAAGTAAAGACTCCACTGTAGAAAAGCTTCCTGCCAGAGAGGTTGAATTTACAGCAGAAGCAGATGGGCAACCTCTTTTTGGCAAAGCTCTCTTTATTCTTGCTGACTCTCGCCTTTACCATCTTCTATTCATTTCTAGCAGCCACTCAGAGCTTGACTCTTCAGAAGTCACTAAATTCTTCAACTCATTCAAAATTATTGACTAACTCATGTTATGCAAAAACTTCGATATGCCAAAATGCGCTTCTTAATAATCTATTTAAAATAAGTTTATATATAATTAACTTTACTATTAATTATTATATTTGCGATAATTGAGATATAATGAAATTAATAAAGGTCAATTATTATGAGCAATGGTATTGATATTAATTCCCAACTTACATCACTAGAACAAATTAATGAGCGCTTTGGTGATGGCACAAGAATGCATAGCTCTGTCCATATGTTCAAAGTAGGTCCTAATGGCGAATTAGTTAAAAGAAACTGGCTTACACGACTCATTACATGGGTCTTTAATTCCCCCAAGAGTTTAGCTATTAAGGCAATTTTTCAAATAATTGCTATTATCGAACAAAAACAAGCGGCAGCAGGACCTCTCAATCCACAAAGATTCAAAGAACACACATTTGGCGAACAAATGGATAATACAGCTAAACTTATCAATACGATTTATACGCGTGCAGATGAAAACTTTGGTATTTCTGGCATTAACGGAGGGGCTACCAGGCTTGCAGCAATTATGGAGGCTTTCAAACAGCCACCAGAGACAATACCGTCCCAGTCAGAGCCTGGAAAAGAAAGCCCCATACCTGTAGATCATGTGGAAGACTCTGAAGAGGATTCTGGTAATTCCACAGGATCCTTTATACATACAGAATCGTCCGATGACTACAAATCTGTTTTAGGACAAGGCAGTGATACTAATACAGATATTTCCGAGGAAGAGGAAGAGGATCTGTTAGGAGAACCCG
This DNA window, taken from Chlamydiales bacterium, encodes the following:
- the dnaG gene encoding DNA primase: MVLFTKESLELVRSRSNLVDVIASHVDLKKAGASFKALCPFHEEKSPSFVVQAGDSHYHCFGCGAHGDAIQFLMQHLKMSFMDAVEHLAERFQVPLQQVDQKEQKGPSKASLKDALEVACRFFHCMLLYTEEGKDVLSYLYKRGLDLNFIRTFQIGLSLKSYNLFRKTMHAFKFSDEILLEAGLLTLTKNNEKRDFFSDRIMFPIRNASGAVIGFSARKYKEETFGGKYINTIETPLFKKSYVLFGLNYSRKRITKERRAIIVEGQIDALRLIQEGFNFTVAGQGTAFGEGHVKELLQLGINTVYLALDSDTAGLDATMKVGHLFQKKGVEVFVIEMSHGKDPDAILKEGGPQAFLELMENCIDYLEFAIKYLSSNLNSTSPAGKAEMIQILSSRIREGENSVMVHETLRALSKRMQVPEEVLGVGQEYLPKLYIKRQESAGIASIDPYRVLEMDLLRWMLLFTDTYPIVMELVNRYVTSKHFRNDACRKIFQVYLENIAQNKPRDFLSLAIDLDNADAQGLMSEILQKKVNKEKIDKDLRDTIQKILEREWMLEREEIRVKIQSGTYSDEEVLRLVAHFDKLKNNLPKLG
- a CDS encoding PsbP-related protein, which codes for MLSLLSRKFSHKIFQKALFLVTTLSITTTAYCAETDTPKTELPKESETAKPTQTPLSEGASIVSKEGHFSVKLPNGFTTIDNDVQPIQTEMGEIETINYTSFTDTSACMAGASEYPEALLVFIKGKEKEVLDGAQEGALKNVNGTVVSSKDSTVEKLPAREVEFTAEADGQPLFGKALFILADSRLYHLLFISSSHSELDSSEVTKFFNSFKIID